One genomic window of Gossypium hirsutum isolate 1008001.06 chromosome D11, Gossypium_hirsutum_v2.1, whole genome shotgun sequence includes the following:
- the LOC107928710 gene encoding uncharacterized protein, whose amino-acid sequence MNLSKPMGTQLRLFLELPTPPLTSSPPLRLNKSLVITNNILRCNSTCFHRRNGRFRLDPPNPDDDDDEFEFTSAAKQRNWWSGYDDYDDVWEFDEDNEFWVFKIFRAFGWMLPAIAISLLLGTGPNAFIMALAVPLGQSALSLVFDKVSGRTSESWKSAPRRKTKKKQFTRAAANNTRTNKGKQEPNKTGGEKESYSSWLNTDGGLQGKGGQRVPKYGGWDQLDDQVETQKRATSRKGNGAPKQRKEDKFSRVGRDRVRDTPLLLRLLIAVFPFLGSWTRFLF is encoded by the exons atgaatttatccaAACCGATGGGAACTCAGCTTCGCCTCTTCCTTGAGCTTCCAACTCCACCTCTCACTTCATCACCTCCTCTCAGACTCAACAAATCCTTAGTAATTACTAACAACATCCTACGCTGCAATTCCACTTGCTTTCACCGCAGAAATGGACGGTTCAGACTCGATCCTCCAAATCCCGACGATGATGACGATGAGTTCGAGTTCACCAGCGCCGCGAAGCAGAGGAACTGGTGGTCTGGTTATGATGATTACGATGATGTCTGGGAATTCGACGAGGATAATGAGTTCTGGGTTTTCAAG ATATTTAGAGCTTTTGGCTGGATGCTACCAGCCATTGCCATATCGTTGTTGCTTGGAACTGGCCCAAATGCTTTTATCATGGCGTTAGCAGTTCCACTAGGGCAGTCAGCACTTTCACTTGTGTTCGATAAAGTTTCTGGAAGGACAAGTGAGAGTTGGAAATCTGCACCCAGACGCAAGACCAAGAAGAAACAATTTACAAGAGCTGCTGCTAATAACACAAGAACGAACAAGGGAAAACAAGAACCGAATAAGACTGGTGGAGAGAAGGAAAGTTACAGCTCATGGTTGAATACGGATGGTGGTTTACAAGGAAAGGGTGGTCAGAGAGTCCCAAAGTATGGCGGATGGGATCAACTGGATGATCAAGTAGAGACCCAAAAAAGGGCAACAAGTCGGAAGGGAAATGGAGCACCGAAGCAACGAAAGGAGGATAAATTTAGCAGGGTAGGGAGAGACAGAGTCAGAGACACACCGTTGCTGCTGAGGTTGTTGATTGCCGTTTTTCCATTCTTGGGATCTTGGACTAGGTTCCTGTTTTGA